One Cohnella candidum genomic region harbors:
- the ispD gene encoding 2-C-methyl-D-erythritol 4-phosphate cytidylyltransferase, translating to MKWGAVIVAAGRGTRMGTADNKAYLPIAERPVLAHTLEAFERCGRVEEIVIVAAGHEIGRAEELVRAGGFAKVAAVVAGGAERQDSVEAGLSALGTDGALIHDAARPLVTPEQIAACLEAAEEHGASTLAVPVKDTIKVTEAGMVVSTPDRSTLCAVQTPQAFGRLALLEAHRLAREAGAAATDDAMLFERLGRKVAAVPGHYTNLKITTPEDLLVAELFLERRRREKEPQ from the coding sequence ATGAAATGGGGAGCCGTGATCGTCGCGGCCGGACGGGGAACCCGGATGGGGACGGCCGACAACAAGGCTTATTTGCCGATCGCGGAACGTCCCGTGCTGGCGCATACGCTCGAAGCGTTCGAACGGTGCGGCCGGGTCGAAGAGATCGTCATCGTCGCCGCCGGGCATGAGATCGGCAGGGCCGAGGAATTGGTCCGCGCGGGCGGATTCGCCAAAGTCGCCGCGGTGGTGGCCGGCGGGGCGGAGCGGCAGGACAGCGTGGAAGCGGGTTTGTCCGCGCTCGGAACCGATGGCGCTCTCATTCATGACGCCGCGCGGCCTCTCGTGACGCCGGAACAGATCGCGGCATGCTTGGAAGCCGCGGAGGAACACGGAGCGTCGACGCTCGCCGTTCCCGTGAAGGATACGATCAAGGTGACGGAAGCGGGCATGGTCGTGTCCACGCCTGACCGGTCCACGCTGTGCGCCGTCCAGACGCCGCAGGCGTTCGGCCGGCTCGCGCTGCTCGAAGCGCACCGGCTGGCCCGGGAGGCCGGCGCGGCCGCGACCGACGACGCGATGCTGTTCGAACGGCTCGGCCGCAAGGTAGCCGCCGTGCCCGGGCATTACACGAACTTGAAAATCACGACGCCGGAGGATCTGCTCGTCGCCGAGCTGTTCCTCGAACGGCGCCGGAGGGAGAAGGAACCGCAATGA